In Astyanax mexicanus isolate ESR-SI-001 chromosome 17, AstMex3_surface, whole genome shotgun sequence, a single window of DNA contains:
- the LOC111193961 gene encoding snake venom serine protease gussurobin-like — MLEVWKRLIPGTDCSEGERQHHVRVLYKAEGSRSGSCGGTLIRKQWVLTAGHCYKENTAGTLNVSVGVHPPGSNVQKNFTIPPENIQKYSSTLSDGDIMLLKLPEPVENIIPADLPDLQCKHPPDGAMLQAAGHGSASKVYGKTETHLKCLGVSVAPCQDLKYTVFENEKHVFCGGSLPEQPVIESCGGDSGGGLLESGESDVVFGVLIGGSRGGCGGQIVFTDVCEYMEWIQNTISS, encoded by the exons ATGTTGGAGGTGTGGAAGCGGCTGATTCCGGGGACAGACTGCAGTGAGGGAGAGAGGCAGCATCATGTTCGGGTTCTGTATAAAGCAGAGGGGTCCAGGTCAGGGTCCTGCGGGGGGACTCTGATCCGTAAGCAATGGGTTCTGACCGCAGGACACTGCTACAAGGAGAACACTGCAGG GACTCTAAATGTCAGCGTGGGCGTCCACCCACCAGGATCAAACGTCCAGAAAAACTTCACCATTCCACCTGAAAACATACAGAAATACAGCAGCACTCTGTCTGATGGAGACATCATGCTGCTGAAGCTTCCAGAACCTGTGGAGAACATCATACCTGCAGACCTTCCAGATCTTCAGTGTAAACATCCACCTGATGGAGCCATGCTGCAGGCGGCAGGACATGGATCAGCATCTAAAGTCTATg GAAAAACTGAAACACATTTAAAGTGTTTGGGCGTCTCAGTCGCCCCCTGCCAGGACCTGAAATACACCGTGTTTGAAAACGAGAAGCACGTCTTCTGCGGCGGGAGCCTTCCAGAGCAGCCAGTGATCGAGAGCTGTGGG GGGGATTCTGGAGGAGGCCTGCTGGAGAGCGGCGAGAGCGACGTGGTGTTCGGGGTGCTGATTGGTGGAAGCCGGGGTGGGTGTGGAGGACAAATCGTTTTCACTGATGTGTGTGAATACATGGAGTGGATACAAAACACCATCAGCTCTTAG